The following proteins are encoded in a genomic region of Neomicrococcus aestuarii:
- a CDS encoding NAD(P)H-dependent flavin oxidoreductase codes for MRSGSLTRRLNLESPIINAPMIGAAGGELAAAVSKAGGLGLIGIEPKGTKEWFAQQFRWCHNLSTPWGVGFIGWSLTEDLAFLRHILSHQPNFMSASFISASDRRMSEAFAVAKDLGIITSIQAGSAREVDEALTADVDVVVVRGSEGGGHGRNEVATLPLLQYAKSATDKPVVAAGGIGTARGVAAVLAGGADAAWIGTRFITARESLAHPTKKSAVGHATLDDTLYTNAFDIAQKLPWEREYGGRALKNAFAEEWVGREDELLQAVEASDNITQSVNEAIASGNLDKLPIYAGEAAAFTTHQGQSVAEIVEELDEFRTHLEQASTTWARKPR; via the coding sequence ATGAGAAGTGGATCACTTACCAGGCGTCTGAATCTAGAATCCCCCATCATCAATGCACCCATGATCGGTGCGGCTGGTGGTGAATTGGCTGCTGCCGTCAGCAAGGCCGGCGGCTTGGGCTTGATTGGTATCGAACCGAAGGGCACCAAAGAGTGGTTCGCTCAACAGTTTCGGTGGTGCCATAACCTCAGCACACCATGGGGAGTTGGATTCATTGGCTGGTCCCTTACCGAAGATCTGGCGTTTCTTCGCCACATCCTGAGCCACCAGCCAAACTTCATGTCCGCGAGCTTTATCTCCGCGAGCGATCGGCGGATGTCAGAAGCCTTCGCGGTGGCGAAAGATCTAGGGATTATCACCAGCATTCAAGCGGGCTCCGCCAGAGAAGTGGACGAAGCCCTCACCGCAGATGTAGATGTTGTTGTAGTCCGCGGCAGCGAAGGCGGCGGACACGGTCGCAACGAGGTCGCCACTCTCCCCCTCCTGCAGTACGCGAAGTCGGCGACCGACAAACCTGTGGTGGCTGCCGGCGGCATCGGTACGGCACGAGGAGTGGCGGCGGTGTTAGCCGGTGGCGCTGACGCGGCTTGGATTGGAACTCGATTCATCACGGCGCGAGAGTCTTTGGCTCACCCGACGAAAAAGTCTGCAGTTGGCCACGCCACCTTGGATGACACCCTCTATACCAACGCATTCGACATCGCTCAAAAGCTTCCGTGGGAGCGCGAATATGGCGGCAGGGCGCTCAAAAACGCGTTCGCCGAAGAATGGGTCGGCCGCGAAGACGAACTACTGCAAGCCGTCGAGGCCAGCGACAACATCACCCAGAGCGTCAACGAGGCAATAGCCTCCGGCAACCTAGATAAGCTCCCGATTTACGCGGGCGAAGCCGCAGCATTCACCACTCACCAGGGTCAGAGCGTCGCAGAGATCGTGGAAGAACTCGACGAGTTCCGCACCCACCTCGAGCAAGCAAGCACTACCTGGGCAAGGAAGCCTCGCTAA